One Brevinematia bacterium genomic window carries:
- a CDS encoding TMEM165/GDT1 family protein, whose product MITSLATSFFVILLAEIADKTMFLTIGLSTKLKKLQLILGIFLATVVVMLIPVLLGEWLNRILPKATLILASGLLFIIIGIFWFLEREESKEGEKTFNLPDFLKAFLVFFLAEMGDKTQLSTFSLAIRFDDLLPVWIGASLGLFLPNLIIAFLCCTFLAKLNTKVLRFVAGGIFLAIGIIVILEYWGII is encoded by the coding sequence ATGATAACTAGTCTTGCCACCTCATTTTTCGTTATCCTTCTAGCAGAAATTGCAGACAAAACGATGTTCCTTACCATTGGATTAAGCACAAAGCTGAAAAAACTACAACTGATATTGGGTATTTTCTTAGCAACGGTAGTAGTAATGCTTATACCAGTGCTTCTAGGAGAGTGGCTAAACAGGATTCTACCCAAAGCAACACTAATTCTTGCAAGTGGACTACTATTTATAATCATAGGAATATTCTGGTTTCTTGAAAGAGAAGAAAGCAAAGAAGGAGAAAAAACCTTCAACCTTCCAGATTTTTTAAAGGCATTCTTGGTATTCTTCTTAGCTGAGATGGGAGATAAGACTCAGTTATCCACTTTCTCGCTAGCAATAAGGTTTGATGATTTACTACCTGTGTGGATTGGAGCATCACTTGGTTTGTTCCTGCCTAACCTAATAATAGCATTCCTGTGTTGCACATTCCTTGCGAAGTTGAACACTAAAGTTCTAAGATTTGTGGCCGGAGGAATATTTCTAGCAATAGGTATAATAGTAATACTGGAATACTGGGGAATTATTTGA